In Sphingobium sp. EP60837, one genomic interval encodes:
- a CDS encoding N-acyl-D-amino-acid deacylase family protein: MTETCDLLIRGGTIVDGDGGEPFTADVAIRDGRIVSVGAFSGEAKVVIDAAGLTVTPGFVDIHTHYDGQAVWSEELSPSSSHGVTTVVIGNCGVGFAPCRAADHDRLIRLMEGVEDIPGVVMAEGLSWDWESFPDYLNALDARRHDIDVAALLPHSPLRVFVMGERGARREPARAEDLEQMRALTREALDAGAIGFATSRLLIHRTKAGENIPSYQADVEELKAIAGALRDADTGVLQMVLDAPFQSWSDELSHLLEVAETAGRPATFTLGTPNGGEPVWQDALRICEEANERGMTISPQVLPRPVGMICGFELSSHPFSLCPSYEAIAGLPLEEQLVHLRDPAFRAKLLAQAPHEGNPLAMMTRNWDWIFPLSDPPNYEPPAESSIGARARRRNAAPEEIAYDLLMNGGDGRGMLYATLGNYYRNRLDTVHDLINHPATVMGLGDGGAHYAAICDASYPTFLLTYWTRDRDGPKLSVAKAVQALSSRPAETMGLRDRGRIAPGYKADINIIDLNGLHLQAPYVRHDLPGGGRRLDQKATGFVATIVSGEVIRRSDEATGARPGRLVRGAQAVPA, translated from the coding sequence ATGACCGAAACCTGCGATCTGCTCATTCGCGGCGGGACGATCGTCGATGGCGATGGCGGTGAACCCTTCACCGCCGACGTCGCCATCCGTGACGGCCGCATCGTCAGCGTCGGCGCATTCAGCGGCGAGGCGAAGGTAGTCATCGACGCTGCGGGCCTTACTGTCACGCCGGGCTTCGTCGATATCCACACCCATTATGATGGTCAAGCCGTCTGGTCGGAGGAACTCTCCCCCTCCTCCTCTCATGGCGTGACCACTGTCGTGATCGGCAATTGCGGCGTCGGCTTCGCGCCGTGCCGCGCTGCCGATCACGACCGCTTGATCCGCCTGATGGAGGGCGTGGAGGACATTCCCGGCGTCGTCATGGCCGAAGGGCTCAGTTGGGATTGGGAGAGCTTTCCAGACTATCTGAACGCACTCGACGCCCGCCGCCACGATATCGATGTCGCCGCGCTGTTGCCCCACAGCCCGCTCCGCGTGTTCGTGATGGGTGAGCGCGGTGCGCGGCGCGAGCCCGCCAGGGCGGAAGATCTGGAGCAGATGCGCGCACTCACGCGCGAAGCGCTGGACGCCGGGGCCATCGGCTTTGCGACGTCCCGCCTGCTGATCCACCGCACCAAGGCAGGTGAGAATATTCCGAGCTACCAGGCCGATGTCGAGGAACTCAAAGCCATTGCGGGCGCCCTGCGCGACGCAGACACGGGCGTGCTGCAGATGGTGCTGGACGCCCCCTTTCAAAGCTGGTCGGACGAACTTTCCCATCTTCTGGAGGTCGCGGAAACAGCGGGCAGACCGGCCACCTTCACCCTGGGCACTCCCAACGGCGGTGAACCAGTTTGGCAAGACGCGCTGCGCATTTGCGAGGAAGCCAATGAACGCGGCATGACGATCAGCCCGCAAGTGCTGCCCCGCCCCGTCGGCATGATTTGCGGCTTTGAACTGTCCAGCCATCCCTTCAGCCTCTGCCCCAGCTACGAGGCGATCGCGGGCTTGCCGCTGGAAGAACAGCTTGTGCATCTGCGCGATCCCGCCTTCCGGGCGAAGCTGCTCGCCCAAGCGCCGCATGAGGGGAACCCCCTGGCGATGATGACGCGCAACTGGGACTGGATCTTCCCGCTATCCGACCCGCCTAATTACGAGCCCCCGGCCGAAAGCAGCATCGGCGCGCGCGCACGCCGCCGGAACGCCGCGCCTGAAGAAATCGCCTATGATCTGCTGATGAACGGCGGCGACGGACGCGGAATGCTCTATGCCACGCTCGGCAATTACTACCGCAACCGGCTCGATACGGTCCATGACCTCATCAATCATCCTGCGACGGTGATGGGCCTTGGCGATGGCGGCGCGCATTATGCCGCGATCTGTGACGCAAGCTATCCGACCTTCCTGCTGACCTACTGGACGCGCGATCGCGACGGTCCCAAACTGAGCGTAGCCAAGGCGGTGCAGGCGTTGTCGTCACGACCTGCCGAAACCATGGGTCTGCGCGACCGGGGCAGGATTGCGCCCGGGTATAAGGCGGACATCAACATCATCGACCTGAACGGGCTTCATCTGCAAGCGCCTTATGTGCGCCACGACCTGCCGGGGGGTGGGCGCAGGCTGGATCAAAAGGCGACAGGCTTTGTCGCAACGATCGTCTCGGGCGAGGTGATCCGCCGCAGCGATGAGGCGACGGGTGCAAGGCCAGGCCGCCTCGTGCGCGGGGCGCAGGCGGTGCCAGCTTAG
- a CDS encoding TauD/TfdA dioxygenase family protein has product MDSPWTERPLTPFGMEIGIRLEWPLPEGFEQRMVDLFNRHKLLVFRNQQLAESNQVKLLENFGRVLGSHGEYREISTDGGLGSGPLTWHSDLAFTEEPFKVISLHAVAVNDGQSYTDFVNGADTAVALPEDLMVKIADRKAMTMIAPIQTHRTVGYDSSDEMPHQMRPLIIPHPRTGEPVLYISNMQTARIMGMERDESDATLNALFVELYRDDRIYRHRWNNGDIVVWDNIALQHARGDLTGMTPRRLQRVVVADKSFFDLLPQFEVGDKRVSAWGSGGKQLVLD; this is encoded by the coding sequence ATGGACAGTCCATGGACGGAGCGACCGTTGACGCCGTTCGGCATGGAAATCGGCATTCGGCTGGAATGGCCGCTGCCGGAAGGTTTCGAACAGCGCATGGTCGATCTGTTCAATCGCCATAAGCTATTGGTCTTCCGGAACCAGCAATTGGCGGAATCCAACCAGGTAAAGCTGCTCGAAAATTTCGGCCGGGTGCTTGGCTCGCACGGCGAATATCGCGAGATTTCAACCGATGGCGGGCTCGGTTCAGGCCCTCTCACCTGGCATAGCGATCTGGCCTTCACCGAAGAACCATTCAAGGTCATTTCTTTGCATGCCGTCGCTGTGAATGACGGACAAAGCTATACCGATTTCGTCAACGGCGCCGATACGGCGGTGGCCCTGCCGGAAGACCTCATGGTCAAAATAGCCGATCGGAAAGCCATGACCATGATCGCCCCGATCCAGACGCACCGCACGGTCGGCTACGACAGTTCCGACGAAATGCCGCATCAGATGCGCCCCCTCATCATCCCCCATCCGCGCACCGGGGAACCTGTCCTCTACATCAGCAACATGCAGACAGCGCGCATCATGGGGATGGAGCGGGACGAAAGCGACGCGACGCTGAACGCGCTGTTCGTTGAACTTTACCGCGACGACCGCATCTATCGCCACCGCTGGAATAATGGCGACATCGTTGTCTGGGACAATATCGCCTTGCAGCACGCGCGCGGCGACCTGACGGGCATGACGCCCCGCCGGCTGCAGCGCGTCGTCGTCGCTGACAAGAGCTTCTTCGACCTGCTCCCGCAATTTGAGGTGGGCGACAAGCGGGTCAGCGCCTGGGGTTCAGGCGGCAAGCAACTGGTGCTCGACTAA
- a CDS encoding TetR/AcrR family transcriptional regulator — protein MRDAAEARTDVASPRVRHLLASARAQFVERGFDAVSIDAIARTAGVSKETIYRHFADKEALFRAALDEQGAKFVARAAAVHESAASGGSELAGLARAILDSALDQGMFSALWVAAGVAHKMPDLASALQNGQGMRLEPVRQALENYAREKGVDRPVPLEVALDFGSLAVEGPVVLMGFPAAPPEARHRIAHHAAALFAQGIGSATAPGLPWPDPMPSAEAEPFEEPPSHIRTLLDVAGRHFLAQGYEGANLHLIGEEARVGRGTLYRHFSSKAGLFTAAMRALVQECARAAVPPALPEGQADVDALAAYVEAALAILASATSIQLHRVVISQSRRDAALARHVYIALRAPWVSELARWLNSLGMGQEADWHARQLLVLALRGNRLFAGGHPVSAQERRRYAQRAAAIFLHGFISQL, from the coding sequence ATGAGAGATGCAGCGGAGGCGAGGACGGATGTGGCGTCGCCGCGCGTCCGGCACCTTCTGGCGTCCGCTCGCGCACAGTTTGTCGAGCGCGGGTTTGACGCGGTCAGCATCGATGCGATCGCACGCACGGCGGGTGTGAGCAAGGAAACCATCTACCGCCATTTCGCGGATAAGGAGGCGCTGTTCCGCGCGGCTCTGGACGAACAGGGGGCCAAGTTCGTCGCCCGCGCCGCTGCCGTCCATGAAAGCGCGGCGAGCGGCGGTTCGGAACTGGCGGGTCTTGCCCGCGCCATACTCGATTCCGCATTGGATCAGGGCATGTTTAGTGCCCTGTGGGTCGCGGCGGGCGTGGCGCACAAGATGCCCGACCTCGCATCAGCACTGCAAAATGGGCAGGGCATGCGCTTAGAACCTGTGCGGCAGGCGCTCGAAAATTATGCGCGGGAAAAAGGCGTCGATCGCCCCGTGCCTTTGGAAGTGGCGCTGGATTTCGGATCATTGGCGGTTGAAGGACCGGTGGTACTGATGGGCTTTCCTGCTGCGCCGCCCGAAGCGCGCCACCGGATCGCGCACCACGCCGCGGCTCTGTTCGCCCAGGGCATAGGCAGCGCCACGGCGCCCGGCCTGCCGTGGCCCGATCCGATGCCGTCCGCCGAGGCCGAGCCATTCGAAGAGCCGCCATCCCATATCCGCACGCTGCTCGACGTCGCTGGGCGTCATTTCCTGGCGCAGGGATATGAAGGCGCCAATCTGCACCTGATCGGCGAGGAGGCGCGGGTTGGGCGCGGCACCCTCTATCGCCATTTTTCCAGCAAGGCGGGCCTGTTCACAGCCGCCATGCGGGCACTGGTGCAGGAGTGCGCGCGCGCAGCAGTCCCCCCTGCGCTGCCCGAAGGCCAGGCTGACGTGGACGCGCTGGCGGCTTATGTCGAAGCGGCCTTGGCGATCCTTGCGTCCGCCACTTCGATCCAGTTGCATCGCGTCGTCATCAGCCAGTCTCGCCGCGATGCTGCGTTGGCGCGCCATGTCTATATCGCCCTGCGCGCGCCCTGGGTGTCGGAGCTGGCTCGCTGGCTGAACAGCCTTGGCATGGGGCAAGAAGCAGACTGGCACGCGCGCCAGTTGCTGGTGCTCGCTTTGCGCGGCAACCGCCTGTTCGCAGGCGGGCATCCGGTTTCCGCGCAGGAAAGGCGGCGTTATGCGCAGCGCGCCGCAGCCATTTTCCTGCATGGCTTTATCAGCCAGCTTTGA
- a CDS encoding SDR family NAD(P)-dependent oxidoreductase: protein MLRLDGRVAIVTGCGSQAPGWGNGKAIATLLARQGATVYGVDRNLEAAEATKEIVAGEGNILYAAAGDVTDSAQVNALVADCVARFGRLDILINNVGQSEPGTPETMEEAVWKQQLDLNLTSAFLTSKAVLPIMTEQGSGAIVNVSSIAGLRWAGKDQVGYAAAKAGLIQFTKVTAVAYAAKGVRLNCVVPGLMFTPLVERLAQRYNKGDFEGMVAKRHAQVPMGRMGDAWDIAHATLFLCSDEARYITGTELVVDGGMTGFTGFPG, encoded by the coding sequence ATGTTGAGACTGGACGGACGCGTCGCGATCGTGACTGGCTGCGGTAGCCAGGCTCCCGGCTGGGGCAATGGCAAGGCGATCGCTACCCTTCTCGCGCGGCAGGGGGCGACGGTCTATGGCGTGGACCGCAATCTGGAAGCCGCCGAGGCGACGAAGGAGATCGTCGCTGGCGAAGGCAATATCCTATACGCCGCGGCAGGCGACGTAACCGATTCCGCGCAGGTCAATGCGCTGGTCGCCGACTGCGTTGCCCGCTTCGGCCGCCTAGACATTCTCATCAACAATGTCGGCCAGTCGGAACCGGGCACGCCCGAAACGATGGAGGAAGCGGTCTGGAAGCAGCAGCTTGACCTCAATCTCACCAGCGCCTTCCTGACCAGCAAGGCCGTCCTGCCGATCATGACCGAACAAGGGTCGGGCGCGATCGTCAATGTGTCGTCGATCGCGGGGCTGCGCTGGGCGGGCAAGGACCAGGTCGGCTATGCCGCGGCCAAGGCAGGGCTCATCCAGTTCACGAAGGTGACGGCCGTAGCCTATGCGGCGAAGGGCGTGCGGCTGAACTGCGTCGTTCCCGGCCTGATGTTCACCCCTTTGGTGGAGCGCTTGGCCCAGCGCTACAACAAGGGCGACTTTGAAGGGATGGTGGCAAAGCGCCATGCTCAGGTACCGATGGGCCGCATGGGCGACGCCTGGGACATCGCGCATGCCACCTTGTTCCTCTGTTCCGACGAGGCGCGTTACATCACCGGCACGGAACTGGTCGTCGATGGCGGCATGACCGGCTTTACCGGCTTTCCGGGCTGA
- a CDS encoding aspartate/glutamate racemase family protein, with amino-acid sequence MSNAPRIMMISALAQSPGPAMAAMREEWPEAAVHNLIDDSLASDFATIGEISPAIYDRFQALGRYAAGANDGQAETAGILFTCSAFRPAIERVKANLSIPVVTPNEGAFDEVLALCKGKEGGGRVGLLLTFQGSVAPLEGEIHAMADAVGQTRPVIIPAVATGALEALQAGDGDEHDRLSVAAAEALPPVDVIVVGQFSMARAAPLVRQIRSEPVLTTPQMAARKLRRLVEETR; translated from the coding sequence ATGAGCAATGCGCCCCGCATTATGATGATCAGCGCCCTGGCACAGTCGCCGGGTCCAGCCATGGCGGCCATGCGCGAAGAATGGCCTGAAGCCGCTGTCCATAATCTGATCGATGACTCGCTCGCATCGGACTTCGCTACCATCGGCGAAATCAGCCCGGCGATCTATGATCGGTTCCAGGCTCTTGGGCGTTACGCCGCCGGGGCCAATGACGGGCAGGCCGAGACGGCAGGCATCCTCTTCACCTGCTCCGCTTTCCGCCCCGCCATCGAACGGGTGAAGGCAAACCTTTCCATACCCGTAGTGACGCCCAACGAAGGCGCGTTCGATGAGGTGCTGGCGCTCTGCAAGGGGAAAGAAGGCGGCGGGCGTGTGGGCCTCCTCTTGACCTTCCAGGGGTCTGTCGCCCCCCTAGAGGGCGAAATCCATGCGATGGCCGATGCTGTCGGTCAAACGCGGCCAGTAATCATACCGGCGGTCGCGACCGGCGCGCTGGAAGCGTTGCAGGCAGGTGATGGGGACGAGCATGACCGGCTTAGCGTAGCCGCTGCGGAGGCATTGCCGCCGGTGGACGTCATCGTGGTAGGACAATTCTCGATGGCGCGCGCTGCTCCGCTGGTGCGGCAGATCCGGTCCGAACCGGTGCTGACTACACCGCAGATGGCGGCGCGCAAGTTGCGGCGGCTGGTCGAAGAGACGCGTTGA
- a CDS encoding amidohydrolase family protein — MTLVIDVDAHFEPGPEWLANYPDLAKRLPKLDGGALAVKVICGDLVRSIPDDRRPSMEELTPPGLLTLFAKEKADEKGRRAEFEGKNQMEVANTKARLKWMDSQGIDLQNVICLSGITYQTFIDDPSLRQETIRTANDWLADTCDEGGGRLLPVTALDYEDLDWAIAELKRMRRRGSRIVLIPGAPVAGRSIVHPDWDPFWRAVTDSGMIAMLHTGFERMSFDPGWSNMAADPTLLRQFGGGFRHVTAMMNINAMVFSGLFERHPTLTVTIAELGIGWMPFVLNDIDERATPTAELFLGQWKYPMRPSDYVRRNVRGTPLNCGSDNPLDLIMEQLPEEMLMFSSDFPHFEGFADPSGHYREFFDKHADRLPARRQDLFMGGNFLSAFERMGDPLIVPARSETLAV, encoded by the coding sequence ATGACTCTGGTAATCGATGTCGATGCGCATTTCGAACCGGGACCTGAATGGCTGGCCAATTATCCTGATTTGGCGAAGCGGCTTCCTAAGCTCGATGGCGGCGCTCTGGCGGTAAAGGTGATCTGCGGTGATCTGGTGCGGTCCATTCCCGACGACCGCCGCCCTTCCATGGAGGAACTAACGCCCCCTGGCCTCCTCACCCTGTTCGCCAAGGAAAAGGCGGATGAAAAAGGGCGACGCGCCGAATTTGAAGGCAAGAACCAGATGGAGGTCGCCAACACCAAGGCGCGCCTCAAATGGATGGATAGCCAGGGCATCGACCTGCAGAATGTCATTTGCCTGTCGGGCATTACTTATCAGACTTTCATTGATGATCCCTCGCTGCGGCAGGAAACCATCCGCACCGCCAATGACTGGCTGGCCGACACGTGCGACGAAGGGGGCGGGCGGCTGTTGCCGGTGACCGCGCTCGATTATGAAGATCTGGACTGGGCGATCGCCGAACTCAAACGCATGCGCCGACGCGGCAGCCGGATTGTCCTGATCCCCGGCGCGCCGGTCGCCGGCAGGTCCATCGTCCATCCGGATTGGGACCCGTTTTGGCGCGCCGTGACCGACAGCGGCATGATCGCCATGCTGCACACAGGTTTTGAGCGCATGTCCTTCGATCCGGGCTGGTCAAACATGGCGGCCGATCCTACCTTGCTCCGCCAGTTTGGCGGCGGGTTCCGCCATGTGACGGCGATGATGAACATCAACGCGATGGTCTTTTCGGGACTGTTCGAGCGGCATCCTACGCTGACTGTCACGATCGCAGAACTTGGTATCGGCTGGATGCCTTTCGTCCTCAATGACATAGACGAACGCGCCACGCCCACGGCCGAACTGTTCCTGGGTCAGTGGAAATATCCCATGAGGCCCAGCGACTATGTTCGCCGCAATGTTCGCGGTACGCCGCTCAATTGCGGCAGCGATAATCCGCTCGACCTGATCATGGAACAACTGCCGGAGGAGATGCTGATGTTCTCCTCCGACTTCCCGCACTTTGAGGGCTTTGCCGACCCGTCAGGCCATTATCGCGAATTTTTCGACAAACATGCCGACCGCTTGCCAGCACGCCGCCAAGATTTGTTCATGGGCGGCAACTTTCTGTCGGCTTTTGAACGGATGGGCGATCCGTTGATCGTTCCGGCGCGTTCCGAAACATTGGCTGTCTAA
- a CDS encoding VOC family protein: MIKSFPHFGIYVADIALSTRFYIEGLGFEAQENGRTDVPGPLLEMPGAMVRTQFIRHEQGMRMELWTVEDRPPAGGADPRPANLPGRPHLCFVVDDLEQVAARVVEFGGSRLDGTLSDLGYGKLIFCADPDGTRIELVQITSGWTGYDQQQG; encoded by the coding sequence ATGATCAAAAGCTTTCCCCATTTCGGCATATATGTCGCTGACATCGCGCTTTCGACGCGCTTCTACATTGAGGGACTCGGCTTTGAAGCGCAGGAAAATGGGCGCACCGACGTGCCAGGGCCCCTGCTGGAAATGCCGGGCGCGATGGTCCGCACCCAGTTCATCCGGCATGAGCAGGGCATGCGGATGGAGTTGTGGACTGTGGAGGACCGGCCGCCTGCTGGCGGCGCGGATCCCCGCCCAGCCAATCTGCCCGGCCGCCCCCATCTTTGCTTCGTGGTTGACGATCTGGAACAAGTGGCTGCGCGCGTAGTCGAATTTGGCGGATCGAGGCTGGACGGGACCCTGTCCGACCTTGGCTATGGAAAACTCATCTTCTGCGCTGACCCGGACGGGACGCGCATAGAACTGGTCCAGATCACGAGCGGTTGGACCGGCTACGACCAGCAACAAGGCTGA
- a CDS encoding MFS transporter, with protein sequence MNGMTGAAAVGDVTGGPSGQGRMMVARAFLAQNVAVGCAFGGFGVSVLPLQQLYGASRGTTTLSLALCVLVLGLVSPLIGALIGRIGLRWTMTIGTAISGAGYALLAIAPSMPVVLLLYALPIGVGLAMFGPFPASVLASNWFRRNPGTALGIANTPLFVALLPMVGLIVIRDHGLGAFYLTLAALHVALLPVMLGVSDAPAEAGQQLGHGHGHGGGAMMSARALLRRPAFWVISLGAGYLSAVGITAVSHLVAFVAERGVAASEAAGLLSIMGGAAVIGSLVIGFLCGRLGAPFSLGLIAAGLALSWLALLSTRSFPLMALASLMLGAGGAGVFPAVNMLSARLFGQDSLPRVIGLFGVVTLPLTFFLPPLAGVLRDIIGGYGPVAMMLIGGCVIIALLFFGMARAGRQVQAPAV encoded by the coding sequence ATGAATGGGATGACTGGAGCAGCCGCTGTCGGGGACGTGACCGGCGGACCTTCAGGGCAGGGCCGGATGATGGTGGCCCGAGCCTTCCTGGCGCAGAATGTGGCGGTGGGCTGCGCCTTTGGCGGCTTCGGCGTGTCCGTTCTGCCGCTGCAGCAACTTTACGGCGCCAGCAGGGGCACGACGACATTGTCGCTCGCTTTGTGCGTGCTGGTGCTGGGCCTTGTCAGTCCACTCATTGGCGCGTTGATCGGCCGCATTGGTCTGCGCTGGACGATGACGATCGGCACGGCAATTTCCGGCGCGGGCTATGCGCTGCTGGCCATCGCGCCGAGCATGCCTGTTGTGCTGCTGCTTTACGCACTGCCGATCGGCGTCGGCCTCGCGATGTTCGGCCCCTTTCCTGCCAGCGTACTCGCCAGTAATTGGTTTCGGCGCAATCCTGGCACGGCGTTAGGCATAGCGAATACGCCGCTGTTCGTTGCCTTGTTGCCGATGGTTGGGTTGATTGTGATCCGCGACCATGGCCTTGGCGCCTTCTATCTGACTCTGGCGGCTTTGCACGTGGCGCTGCTGCCTGTCATGCTGGGAGTTTCGGACGCGCCAGCTGAAGCGGGGCAGCAATTGGGCCATGGGCATGGCCATGGCGGCGGTGCGATGATGTCCGCCCGCGCGCTGCTGCGCCGTCCAGCCTTCTGGGTAATAAGCCTGGGAGCCGGTTACCTTAGCGCCGTGGGCATTACGGCTGTTTCGCACCTCGTCGCCTTTGTGGCTGAGCGGGGCGTGGCGGCGAGCGAGGCTGCTGGCCTGCTCTCTATCATGGGCGGCGCGGCGGTGATCGGTTCGCTCGTCATCGGCTTTCTCTGTGGTCGCCTGGGCGCGCCATTTTCGCTCGGGCTGATTGCTGCCGGATTGGCGCTCAGTTGGCTGGCGCTGCTCAGCACGAGATCCTTCCCCCTCATGGCTTTGGCATCGCTGATGCTGGGCGCTGGCGGGGCAGGCGTGTTCCCGGCCGTCAACATGCTGTCCGCTCGCCTGTTCGGTCAGGATTCGCTGCCTCGGGTCATCGGTCTTTTCGGCGTGGTGACGCTGCCGCTTACCTTCTTTCTACCGCCGCTCGCGGGCGTGCTGCGCGACATAATCGGCGGCTATGGGCCTGTGGCGATGATGCTCATTGGCGGCTGTGTCATCATAGCGCTGCTGTTTTTCGGCATGGCGCGCGCTGGTCGCCAGGTACAGGCCCCCGCAGTTTGA
- a CDS encoding alpha/beta hydrolase produces the protein MTYQIDADGSVQLGNAVVPVPRTVSAEAQTFLATPPWAEPPVPDAERLPMWALRPFVDEQMKLGGEAALQQYPVEVQEIEIAGVRCHLVKPHDIPEENKGLTLMNLHGGGFVMGSGSLIEAIPVAHQAKVAVVAVDYRLAPEHPYPAAVDDAVAVYRSMLDHHRPDQIGIYGSSAGGFLTGQTIMRLEREGLPLPACCGIFTAGGDLSDLGDTAKIFTLMGFWGDLILPTDHEISEIRAYLGGADPKTPEVSPIHGDLSRFPPTLLMSGTRDAVLSATASFHRALRRAGAEADLFVFEAMPHAHWYMTHLPEAQEAIEVMSDYFLRHLRSKR, from the coding sequence ATGACCTATCAGATTGATGCAGACGGTTCGGTACAACTGGGTAATGCGGTCGTGCCTGTGCCGCGGACGGTCAGTGCAGAGGCGCAGACGTTTCTGGCTACCCCGCCTTGGGCTGAGCCGCCCGTTCCGGACGCGGAACGCCTGCCTATGTGGGCGTTGCGGCCCTTCGTCGATGAACAGATGAAATTGGGCGGTGAAGCAGCGCTGCAGCAATATCCGGTCGAGGTGCAGGAAATCGAGATCGCCGGGGTGCGGTGCCACCTCGTCAAGCCTCACGATATTCCGGAGGAAAATAAGGGCCTGACCTTGATGAACCTGCATGGCGGGGGCTTCGTTATGGGCTCTGGATCTCTGATCGAAGCCATTCCGGTCGCGCATCAGGCCAAGGTGGCGGTAGTCGCCGTCGATTACCGCCTGGCGCCCGAACATCCCTATCCAGCGGCAGTCGATGATGCGGTCGCCGTTTATCGATCGATGCTGGACCATCATCGCCCTGATCAGATCGGCATTTACGGCTCATCGGCCGGCGGTTTCCTGACCGGCCAGACGATCATGCGGCTGGAACGTGAGGGGCTGCCGCTGCCGGCTTGCTGCGGAATCTTCACCGCTGGCGGGGATTTGAGCGACCTCGGCGACACGGCGAAAATCTTCACGCTGATGGGCTTTTGGGGCGACCTGATCCTGCCGACCGATCATGAGATCAGCGAAATTCGGGCGTATCTGGGCGGCGCGGACCCGAAAACCCCGGAGGTTTCTCCCATCCATGGGGATCTGTCGCGTTTCCCGCCAACGCTGCTCATGAGCGGCACGCGGGACGCCGTGCTCAGCGCCACGGCCAGTTTCCACCGCGCCCTGCGCCGTGCTGGCGCGGAGGCTGATCTGTTCGTGTTCGAAGCCATGCCGCACGCGCATTGGTACATGACCCATCTTCCCGAAGCGCAGGAAGCGATCGAGGTGATGAGCGACTACTTCCTGCGCCATTTGCGGTCCAAGCGTTGA
- a CDS encoding TetR/AcrR family transcriptional regulator — protein MSATRLSSAGRRASIIAAAKAVFARHGLEGARTQQIARTAGISEALLFRHFPTKTHIYRAVLREVIADQNATFQSYGQAAPSTEGLLEILRRTISHAMQGMGASNAEGMRMVVGSLAGDGGYARLVYRRALRLTLPNLEEALEAARADGGISGEIISATNAAAFMENISTMMMMARCHERIAIPYDEDDNRTLRDAILFCARGIGIAEARIVQFLNQMKPAAQGDR, from the coding sequence ATGTCCGCCACTCGCCTTTCCAGCGCCGGCCGCCGCGCCTCAATCATTGCCGCAGCGAAAGCGGTCTTTGCCCGGCACGGGCTGGAAGGAGCCCGCACTCAGCAGATCGCCCGCACTGCGGGCATTTCCGAAGCGCTGCTATTCCGGCATTTCCCCACTAAGACGCACATTTATCGCGCGGTGTTGCGGGAAGTGATCGCCGATCAGAACGCAACCTTCCAGTCTTACGGTCAGGCCGCCCCCAGTACCGAAGGTCTTCTTGAAATTCTCCGCCGCACGATCAGTCATGCCATGCAGGGAATGGGCGCATCCAACGCGGAAGGGATGCGCATGGTCGTGGGCAGCCTGGCGGGCGACGGGGGTTATGCGCGCCTGGTTTATCGCCGAGCGCTGCGCCTCACGCTTCCTAACCTTGAAGAAGCATTGGAAGCGGCACGCGCTGATGGGGGCATCAGCGGTGAGATAATCTCGGCCACCAACGCCGCGGCGTTCATGGAAAATATCAGCACAATGATGATGATGGCGCGCTGCCATGAGCGGATTGCCATCCCCTATGATGAGGATGACAATCGCACCTTGCGCGACGCGATCCTTTTCTGCGCTCGGGGCATAGGCATAGCCGAAGCGCGGATCGTTCAATTTCTGAACCAGATGAAACCCGCAGCGCAGGGAGACCGGTAG
- a CDS encoding TetR/AcrR family transcriptional regulator — protein sequence MTSIAQKPVSELSLARTTKGQRTTDRLLDTAELLFAQQGYEATSLRDIAAAANIQQPGLYKHFESKDALYHRVLQRALQPLADEMDATIARSPQEASFRTLGGRLVDVLARHPNVPMLLIRSLLSPPSHRDDIGMAWVDRLADYGRRITRAAEFEPAPEDLILQIIAIFNLMFGYFWAAPLARNLSGMDPLSPEMIERQKQLINRFIEALERGFGRGES from the coding sequence ATGACCAGCATCGCGCAAAAACCCGTTAGCGAACTATCCCTTGCCCGGACAACCAAGGGGCAAAGGACAACCGATAGGCTGCTCGACACAGCTGAACTCTTGTTCGCGCAGCAGGGCTATGAAGCGACATCGCTGCGCGACATCGCCGCCGCCGCCAATATTCAGCAGCCCGGCCTTTACAAACATTTCGAAAGCAAGGATGCGCTCTATCATCGCGTTCTCCAGCGGGCGCTGCAGCCACTGGCGGACGAGATGGATGCAACCATCGCCCGGTCACCGCAGGAGGCATCCTTCCGCACTCTCGGGGGTCGGCTGGTAGATGTGCTGGCGCGGCATCCCAACGTCCCGATGCTGCTCATCCGGTCCCTGCTGTCACCACCCTCGCATCGGGACGATATCGGCATGGCCTGGGTTGACCGGCTCGCCGACTATGGGCGGCGGATCACGCGCGCGGCCGAATTCGAACCGGCGCCGGAGGATCTAATCCTTCAGATCATAGCGATCTTCAATCTCATGTTCGGCTATTTCTGGGCGGCCCCTCTAGCGCGGAACTTGTCAGGGATGGACCCGCTGTCTCCCGAGATGATCGAGCGGCAAAAACAGTTGATCAACCGTTTCATCGAGGCCCTCGAACGAGGGTTTGGGCGGGGGGAATCATGA